A section of the Triticum dicoccoides isolate Atlit2015 ecotype Zavitan chromosome 7A, WEW_v2.0, whole genome shotgun sequence genome encodes:
- the LOC119330650 gene encoding U-box domain-containing protein 7-like — protein sequence MENNNDGMFGTPEHSSHPKVHSLMCSELKMMLDKVTSILPSIEAAQPGCKAGIEELCNLYSIVDKGKLIIQNCIECSSLYLAITGEATAMRCERIRNSMRRSLFLIQNMVPSMLADQVADVHNDLRNMKFLVDPAEEEAGKAVLKMLRHSDATEELEMHTFLLACSKLNLTSQKAMLIERRAIKKLLDKINGNDPKKEGILSFFLYLVRKYGKNSKPETGAKNGTASETTCTNVISSDTGAHRKCIPGVNSGTGRYDDQNNLSGLATPPPELCCPISMKLMHDPVIIASGQTYERENIERWFSKGYDTCPRTQVKLENFTITPNTCMQAVIYNWCKEQKLECTYLPEQFHNYSLSSLHDISAPLIAHKNFDYMVEHSGSSVALSGASYLSSPVRETDVPKTSFTRFYSNVNCQLYLSFCNFDKEMFLNLFQELSELPVELQRQSVKDLKAVLNSENEVWQSMISNGFLEAFLEFLKNDNLRSTLQAQKTGIYFFLTFLCNSRTRILSITEDAVRLIVSLVDSELKLEALLILHELLHHPICRESPLMASLVAPSVIVALDTGDNECLQLALKMICELSSSNDVKSLLISPGIIAKLSTLLSEVSLTEYCLKIMRNLCEVKQAADLIIRSEHYIGSISDHLDTGSRSEQEHASVILHTVCSRSTEADRFLVMKEGVIPALVDLSVYGTEVAKASSIKLLQILGGSGVAHAAVDGGVESSPNGSICKQPISKSARYISRKLSIFSKPRSRNVL from the exons ATGGAGAATAATAATGATGGAATGTTTGGTACACCTGAGCATAGCTCACATCCTAAG GTTCACAGCTTGATGTGCAGTGAGTTGAAAATGATGTTGGATAAAGTTACTTCTATTCTTCCATCAATAGAAGCGGCTCAACCAGGATGTAAAGCTGGCATAGAGGAACTATGCAATCTATACAGCATAGTTGACAAAGGGAAACTTATAATCCAGAACTGCATTGAGTGTAGTAGTCTTTATTTG GCTATTACAGGAGAAGCAACAGCAATGCGATGCGAAAGGATTAGAAACTCGATGAGGCGGAGCTTGTTCCTGATTCAGAATATGGTCCCGTCTATGTTGGCTGATCAG GTTGCTGATGTACATAATGATCTCCGAAATATGAAATTCCTTGTTGATCCAGCAGAAGAAGAAGCTGGAAAAGCGGTCTTGAAGATGCTTCGACATTCGGATGCAACTGAAGAACTTGAAATGCATACATTCCTTCTAGCATGTTCAAAGTTAAATCTGACATCACAGAAAGCTATGTTAATCGAAAGACGGGCAATCAAGAAATTACTAGATAAGATCAACGGCAACGATCCCAAAAAGGAAGGTATCCTCAGTTTTTTCCTGTATCTAGTCAGGAAGTACGGAAAGAACAGCAAGCCTGAGACAGGTGCAAAGAATGGAACTGCGAGTGAAACTACATGCACAAATGTAATTTCTAGTGACACCGGTGCACACAGAAAATGCATTCCAGGTGTGAACTCTGGAACAGGGAGATATGATGATCAGAATAATTTGTCAGGACTTGCTACACCACCTCCAGAGCTCTGCTGCCCAATATCTATGAAGCTGATGCATGATCCTGtgataatagcctctggacaaacttATGAAAGAGAAAATATCGAGAGGTGGTTCAGTAAAGGATACGATACTTGTCCTAGGACACAAGTAAAGTTAGAAAACTTTACAATAACTCCAAATACTTGTATGCAGGCTGTTATTTACAACTGGTGCAAAGAACAGAAGCTTGAATGCACTTATTTGCCCGAGCAATTTCATAATTACTCCCTATCAAGTTTGCACGATATCTCGGCGCCCCTGATTGCTCACAAAAACTTTGATTACATGGTCGAGCATAGCGGTTCATCAGTTGCATTATCTGGTGCTAGTTACTTATCATCCCCGGTCAGGGAAACAGATGTGCCAAAAACTAGTTTTACCCGGTTTTATTCAAATGTCAATTGCCAGTTGTATCTGTCCTTCTGCAACTTTGATAAGGAAATGTTTCTGAATTTGTTTCAAGAACTCTCAGAGCTCCCGGTGGAACTGCAAAGGCAGTCTGTCAAAGACTTAAAAGCTGTCCTGAATAGTGAAAATGAGGTTTGGCAGTCCATGATCTCCAATGGCTTTTTAGAAGCATTCCTTGAATTTCTTAAGAATGACAATCTCAGAAGCACATTACAAGCTCAGAAAACTGGAATTTATTTTTTCCTTACGTTTCTTTGCAATAGCAG GACTAGAATTTTATCTATCACTGAAGATGCAGTGCGGCTGATTGTATCGCTTGTTGATTCTGAGTTAAAGCTGGAAGCTTTGCTGATACTTCATGAACTGCTGCATCATCCAATTTGTCGGGAATCTCCTCTCATGGCCTCGCTTGTGGCTCCTTCTGTGATTGTAGCTTTGGATACTGGAGACAATGAGTGCTTGCAGCTCGCTCTAAAGATGATCTGCGAACTGTCATCCAGTAATGACGTAAAATCCTTACTTATTTCTCCAGGCATAATTGCCAAGCTGTCTACATTGCTCAGTGAAGTAAGCTTGACCGAGTATTGCCTGAAGATTATGCGGAACTTATGCGAAGTGAAACAAGCTGCTGATCTTATCATCAGATCAGAGCATTATATCGGTTCAATTTCAGATCATCTAGACACAGGAAGCCGCAGTGAGCAGGAGCATGCATCTGTTATCCTTCATACGGTATGTTCCCGCAGCACCGAGGCGGATCGTTTTCTTGTGATGAAGGAAGGTGTCATACCTGCCCTTGTTGATCTGTCGGTTTATGGAACTGAGGTGGCAAAAGCGTCTTCAATCAAGCTGCTTCAAATCTTGGGGGGCTCAGGGGTAGCTCATGCTGCTGTCGATGGTGGAGTAGAGAGCTCACCCAATGGGTCGATCTGCAAACAGCCGATATCCAAATCTGCTCGGTATATCTCAAGAAAGCTCAGCATTTTCTCAAAACCCCGGTCACGAAATGTCCTCTGA